TCTTCCTATCGTAGATGCTTCCTCAGCCTTCTCCTCCCAGCCTGTCTGCTTTTATAAACAGCTGTTGTAGTGTCAGGCTCCATTCAGTGACCCCGGGGGTCACTGCAGTCCCAGAGGTGCCTGGGGGGCAGCTCAGCTCCAACTCCAGCAGGGTTCTGTTCATGGCCATGTTTccaatgtttgttttctcttccttCTCTGTTTGTTCGGTCGTAGTCGTCCCTGTTCCTCCCCCACAGACTGTGCAACTGGGACACTTTCACACATATACTCTCACAGGAAAGGGTACTgtacattacacaaacatttttacttcaaaatgaaaacaggatACACACTGGCATATTGCAACTGGTTTTATGTTTCTGTGTACATGGTATAGTGTTGCCATTGTTGGATTATTGAGGTAATTACTgatactgtttgtgtgtgtgatcataAACAGTGCAGCTTAATTCAAGTAGTACAAATACCTCTTTTCTGGTAGCTCTAATTAAGCTTTACATATATAAACTCAAATAAGTTGGATGTCGATTGCAATCTGCACTGTGAACTTAAGATAGCAAGACAGATAGGTGGACaggaaataataacaaatatacatttatcTGACCTTGCATCCTGCTTAGCACCTTTATTTTCCTCTCGAAGCAAGATTCCTCAAAAGAAACACAAGCTGATTCATTTGTAACTGCAAAGTGACCTATGCTCAGCCTCCATACTCTCATCCATAGTGTTGATGTTCCAAGAAGTGTGGGGTCGCAGCTTCTGCCGGACCATTGAGAAGCTGGTGGAGGTGGTGCAGGAGTACCCGACAGAGGTGGAGCACATCTACAGCCCCGCCTGTGTGCCGCTGGTGAGGTGTGCAGGTTGCTGTGGGGACGAAAACCTGGAGTGCCATCCCACCCACACCACAAACGTCACCATGCAGGTAAGACAAGGACATGTGCAAtcaattattattgttaaattTGTGCAATCCATTACTATATGTGCTGTATTTGCTTCTATTGGTAATCTTAACTGGTTTTATCCCTTAGCTGTTGAAAATCAGGCCATCAGAGCCAGGTCAACAATATGTTGAGATGACGTTTGTGGAGCATCAGACATGTGAATGTAGGTAAGAAAACAAGTCATTTGTGACATGAAATATTCATAAGTATGCAAATACCAACCCTGTCTAcctagaaattacatttatgtatGTAATGCCATCaaagttacattttttattaacataATGAGGAAACTTTTAATGTTTCTGCCAAGTTGCAAAATATTCACACTGAACATATCTGCTAAAGGCTAAAATGTTTTGCAAGGGAACATAATCCAGCTATTATGCTTCCCCAAAACATGCTTGTCAGAACAAAGTATTGGTACATAAATATAATTTCTTGGAGACAGGTTTGGCACATACTTACGACTATTAAATGATGTTGCACCTAGATGTTCGTTCTAATTTTTTGATTTGTTCCTCAGAGTCAGGAAACCTATTGTGAAGGTTGAAAGGTAGGAACATGAATGTATTGCTGCATCAGTTTTGACATTGTTGATAAGAATAATAATTTTCCATCTGAGAGAATGGAGGCTTGTTGGtaattgtgttccccttgtAGGAAAAagcaaagaggaagaggaagaaaaagaaaagacagacaaaaaacaaaagaatgtgACAGGTGATGGCCATATCTTAGGTGAAAGGTATTCATACATCGTCCAACTATCAACTAACAGCATTAAAGATCCCTTATTCTTTCTTGTGTTTTTCAGGTGCCAGAACCCTCGCAGGTAACTGCAGTGGCGACCCAAACCCCCAGTTGCAGTGTGGCTCACTATTTATTTCCAACCCAGCATCCAGAGTCTCCTCCGCTCATCTATTAATACTGTGTCTGCAGCCAGAGACTCAAACAGCTGGGTTGTTTTGCTGACAGGCCGCCCTGCTGATGGGCAGAGTGTTTAGTGACAAGCTTTAACCGGAAGTATGATTTGATTGGTGGAAACACTGCTGTTACACACCTGACACAATGGACATCCCTGGGAGCCAGTGCAATGTTGAACCAAGCAGGCCAATGTCTTCTCTTTTATACAAGTTATTACTGCATCAGTTATTGTAATTTGGTCATTTCTTTGGTATTTAAAGGTGGTTACACTTGTTTAAAATCTATATTTATTGATACATCTGAATATTTGGACTAACAGCCTTTAAAAAGTGTGTCATCTTTTGTTTGAACATTATTTGAAAAGccttgacttgtcatagcattATATATTGGACAGTTGGTGTGCAGCTGCTTTGAATGCAATAATGAAATGTTTCCCTCTAGTGTTTGTGGAAACAGTGTTCAAACGTATTTGTTTCTAGGTCAACGATAAGAATAAGATTAGACATAGGACAATGTTGTCAGTCACAATCAATCACTTCATCAGCTATTGGAATCCTCTACCTATCACATATTGTGTAACTTGCCAGAACAATATCAGAAAAACCGATCAACTGAAGACATGTCCACAGAAGATTGTGTATGAAAAAATGACTGATATATACAATTCTCAAAAATCTAAAAGTTCTAAGTGCTTTGAaatctatctctctttctctattgCTGTGGAGGGTTCGGTCACATCAGATAACTATCAGTAGATCAGTTTCTATCAAATCACACCAGGAAGTGTGTCATAGGCTGCAGAAGGGATGTGGCAAACCCAGTAGGAAGGCAGATCAATACTACAGTAACCAATACTCAAGCAGTACTAATTTGGTATTGATGCCTATTATAGATTATTATTacaattgttgttgttttttactgtgATTGCAAGTTTCTCACAGATATATAAAAACTTTGCTGTGCTTTGTGCAGTTAAACTGCACACATGCCTCTACCCTGGTGACACAAGACTCCCATTATAAGCCCACACCACAGGTGTTTTCCAGTCTGTTTTGGAAACACTGCAGTAAGGAAGGGATCAATTGAAGTAGTTATGTAAAATGATGtccttttatattattattttagattTAAGGAAAATCTATGAAAATGTACAAAGTAACATTTCTACTGCGCtagtatttttatttcatttcaatattTATTTCGTAATTAAATTGTTATGGTTGTCAGTTTGTCttgtgtgatttattttaaatacagaTTTACCTGTAACAATGACTAATAGTAGCCTCATTTCAAAtgacttagcctactttgctgTCATTGTCGTAAAACTATATTTATGATATAACACTACGATATTTGTTTCATTAAATGTGTGTATCAGTACAGTTTCTGGTACCTGACAATGTCTTCAAAGACCTCCCTAGGTAGGTGTTATAAAACAATGGCTGTCAGTCTTTTTGTGCATATGGGAGAAGGTAGCCTTCAGGACTTTCTGCCAGTAAATGTCTATTTTAAACCAAACCACAATACTTTTCCTGAACTTAACCCAGTAGTTATGTTGACTAAACCTAAAAAGATGTATTGATTcttgattccaatgggagaagtaAACGTGAATACAGATTATGACAGA
This region of Sander vitreus isolate 19-12246 chromosome 20, sanVit1, whole genome shotgun sequence genomic DNA includes:
- the pgfb gene encoding placenta growth factor isoform X2 is translated as MSWKFPVSRPIFFSFLSSLALLLDCFIDCTGSHQLLSTRRHREMKLGLVIQNAVALYLLLSPAQSLPLSSITNTTEVLMFQEVWGRSFCRTIEKLVEVVQEYPTEVEHIYSPACVPLVRCAGCCGDENLECHPTHTTNVTMQLLKIRPSEPGQQYVEMTFVEHQTCE
- the pgfb gene encoding placenta growth factor isoform X1, which encodes MSWKFPVSRPIFFSFLSSLALLLDCFIDCTGSHQLLSTRRHREMKLGLVIQNAVALYLLLSPAQSLPLSSITNTTEVLMFQEVWGRSFCRTIEKLVEVVQEYPTEVEHIYSPACVPLVRCAGCCGDENLECHPTHTTNVTMQLLKIRPSEPGQQYVEMTFVEHQTCECRVRKPIVKVERKKQRGRGRKRKDRQKTKECDRCQNPRR